A genomic stretch from Flavobacterium lindanitolerans includes:
- the rplT gene encoding 50S ribosomal protein L20, with translation MPRSVNSVAKRARRKKIMKQAKGFFGRRKNVWTVAKNAVEKAMAYAYRDRKQNKRNFRALWIQRINAGARLEGMSYSQFMGKVKANGIELNRKVLADLAMNHPEAFKAILNKVK, from the coding sequence ATGCCAAGATCAGTAAATTCAGTTGCTAAAAGAGCAAGAAGAAAAAAGATAATGAAGCAAGCCAAAGGTTTCTTTGGCAGACGTAAAAACGTTTGGACAGTTGCGAAAAACGCGGTTGAGAAAGCAATGGCTTATGCTTACCGCGACAGAAAACAGAATAAGAGAAATTTCCGCGCTTTGTGGATTCAACGTATCAACGCTGGAGCCAGATTGGAAGGAATGTCTTATTCTCAATTCATGGGTAAAGTAAAAGCTAACGGAATCGAATTGAACAGAAAAGTTCTTGCAGATTTGGCTATGAACCACCCTGAAGCTTTCAAAGCTATACTTAACAAAGTAAAATAA
- the infC gene encoding translation initiation factor IF-3: MRNNRGQQPRVEKKDAHRINNLIRVPEVRLVGDNVEPKVYKTSEALRMAEEQELDLVEISPNAEPPVCKIMDYKKFLYMQKKREKELKAKSTQITVKEIRFGPQTDEHDYEFKRKNAEKFLKEGSKLKAFVFFKGRSIIYKDQGQILLLRLAQDLEEFGKVEALPILEGKRMIMFIAPKKKK; encoded by the coding sequence ATAAGAAACAACAGAGGTCAACAACCTCGAGTAGAAAAGAAAGATGCACACAGAATCAACAACCTGATTCGTGTCCCGGAAGTACGCCTTGTAGGAGACAACGTAGAGCCGAAAGTTTATAAGACTTCTGAGGCACTAAGGATGGCAGAAGAGCAGGAACTTGACCTGGTTGAGATTTCTCCGAATGCAGAACCTCCGGTTTGTAAAATCATGGATTATAAGAAATTCCTTTACATGCAAAAAAAGCGCGAAAAGGAATTGAAAGCAAAATCTACTCAAATTACAGTAAAGGAAATTCGTTTCGGTCCGCAAACAGATGAGCACGATTACGAATTCAAAAGAAAGAATGCTGAGAAGTTCCTTAAAGAGGGTTCTAAGCTAAAAGCTTTTGTTTTCTTCAAGGGTCGTTCGATTATCTATAAAGACCAAGGACAAATTCTTTTATTGCGTTTGGCTCAGGATTTAGAGGAATTCGGAAAAGTAGAAGCTTTGCCAATTTTAGAAGGAAAGAGAATGATTATGTTCATTGCTCCTAAGAAAAAGAAATAA
- the rpmI gene encoding 50S ribosomal protein L35, which translates to MPKMKTKSSAKKRFKVTGSGKIKRKHAFKSHILTKKSKKRKLALTHSALVHQSDVKSVKEQLRII; encoded by the coding sequence ATGCCTAAAATGAAAACTAAATCTAGCGCCAAAAAACGTTTCAAAGTTACTGGTTCTGGAAAAATCAAAAGAAAGCACGCTTTCAAAAGTCACATTTTGACTAAGAAATCTAAAAAGCGTAAACTAGCGTTAACTCACTCTGCATTGGTTCACCAATCTGACGTGAAAAGCGTTAAAGAACAATTAAGAATTATCTAA
- the thrS gene encoding threonine--tRNA ligase, translating to MIKITLPDGSVKEFAQGVTPMDVAKSISEGLARNVISASFNGTTVETTTSLTTDGSLILYTWNDIEGKKAFWHSTSHVMAQALEELFPGIKLTLGPAIDNGFYYDVDFGDQKITDADFKRIEDRVLEISREKHEFKMRSVSKAEALAIYKDNEYKTELIQNLEDGTITFCDHATFSDLCRGGHIPNTGIIKAMKIMSIAGAYWRGDEKNKQLTRVYGISFPKQKDLTDYLELLEEAKRRDHRKLGKELELFAFSQKVGQGLPLWLPKGAALRDRLEQFLKKAQKKAGYEQVVTPHIGQKELYVTSGHYEKYGADSFQPIHTPAEGEEFLLKPMNCPHHCEIFNARPWSYKDLPKRYAEFGTVYRYEQSGELHGLTRVRGFTQDDAHIFCTPEQLDEEFKKVIDLVLYVFGSLGFENFTAQISLRDKENRSKYIGTEENWEKAENAIINAARDKGLNTVVEYGEAAFYGPKLDFMVKDALGRQWQLGTIQVDYNLPERFDLTYKGSDNELHRPVMIHRAPFGSMERFIAILLEHTAGNFPIWLMPEQAIILSLSEKYENYAKKVLDLLENHEIRALIDNRNETIGKKIREAEVQKYPFMLIVGEEEEKNGTVSVRRHGQEGKGNISVTIEEFAAIVDEEIKKTLKTFGV from the coding sequence ATGATAAAGATTACGTTACCCGATGGGTCAGTTAAGGAGTTTGCACAAGGTGTAACTCCGATGGATGTTGCGAAAAGCATTAGTGAAGGATTAGCCAGAAATGTTATTTCTGCTTCTTTTAACGGAACTACTGTTGAAACGACGACATCACTAACGACGGACGGGTCACTCATATTATATACATGGAATGACATAGAAGGCAAAAAAGCGTTCTGGCATTCTACATCCCACGTTATGGCTCAAGCCCTAGAGGAGTTATTCCCTGGAATCAAACTAACTTTAGGACCGGCTATTGATAACGGGTTTTATTATGATGTAGATTTTGGGGACCAAAAGATTACCGATGCTGATTTTAAAAGAATCGAGGATCGTGTTCTTGAAATTTCCCGTGAAAAGCATGAATTCAAAATGCGTTCTGTTTCAAAAGCAGAAGCATTGGCTATATATAAGGACAACGAATACAAGACTGAATTAATCCAGAATCTTGAAGACGGAACAATTACATTCTGCGACCATGCAACTTTCAGCGATTTATGCCGAGGTGGACATATTCCAAATACAGGAATCATCAAGGCCATGAAAATCATGAGCATTGCCGGTGCTTATTGGAGAGGAGACGAGAAAAATAAGCAATTGACCCGCGTTTATGGAATTTCATTCCCTAAACAGAAAGACCTGACTGATTATCTTGAATTGTTAGAAGAAGCCAAAAGACGTGACCATAGAAAACTAGGAAAAGAATTGGAATTGTTTGCTTTTTCACAAAAAGTAGGACAAGGTCTTCCATTGTGGCTACCAAAAGGCGCTGCTTTGAGAGACCGTTTGGAACAGTTCCTGAAAAAGGCACAAAAGAAAGCGGGTTACGAACAAGTAGTAACACCACATATCGGACAAAAAGAATTGTATGTAACTTCAGGCCACTATGAAAAGTATGGCGCTGATAGTTTCCAGCCCATCCACACCCCTGCTGAAGGAGAGGAATTTTTATTGAAACCGATGAACTGCCCTCACCACTGCGAAATCTTCAATGCAAGACCCTGGTCATACAAAGATTTACCTAAGCGTTATGCAGAATTTGGTACAGTATATAGATATGAGCAGTCGGGTGAGCTTCACGGCTTGACTCGTGTTCGCGGGTTTACTCAAGATGATGCGCATATTTTCTGTACTCCGGAGCAATTGGATGAAGAGTTCAAAAAAGTAATCGACCTGGTACTTTATGTATTTGGTTCTTTAGGATTCGAAAACTTTACCGCCCAGATATCTTTAAGAGACAAGGAGAACAGGTCTAAATATATAGGTACGGAAGAAAACTGGGAAAAGGCAGAAAACGCGATTATCAATGCAGCAAGAGACAAAGGGTTGAATACTGTTGTTGAATATGGCGAAGCGGCTTTCTATGGCCCTAAACTGGATTTCATGGTAAAAGATGCCTTGGGAAGACAGTGGCAGTTAGGAACCATCCAGGTAGACTATAATCTTCCGGAGCGTTTTGACCTGACTTACAAAGGTTCTGACAACGAATTGCACCGTCCTGTAATGATTCACAGAGCACCATTCGGATCGATGGAGCGATTCATTGCTATTTTGCTGGAACATACAGCTGGAAATTTCCCGATTTGGCTAATGCCGGAACAGGCTATTATATTGTCTTTGAGCGAGAAATATGAAAATTATGCGAAAAAAGTTTTAGATTTGCTAGAAAATCACGAAATTCGCGCCCTAATTGATAATAGAAACGAAACAATAGGCAAAAAAATCAGGGAGGCTGAAGTACAGAAATACCCATTTATGCTGATTGTAGGCGAAGAAGAAGAGAAAAACGGAACCGTTTCTGTACGTCGTCACGGACAGGAAGGTAAAGGAAATATCAGCGTTACAATTGAAGAATTTGCCGCTATTGTCGATGAAGAAATAAAAAAGACATTAAAAACATTTGGAGTTTAA